GCTAATTAATACCTGAAACAAGTAAGCCAGGAAATTCTGTTCAAGCACATCAATTTCCTGAGAAGTTAGGTTCTGCTGCTGGAGTTTCTGAGCACCGTGTACAGGATCAAAAAGAGAGTAGAGTTGCTGCAGACAGCAAAAAGCCATGAGAACAAAATTGGGGGAAAATGCTCTAAGCAGATAGAAAATAAATAGGAACAGGGTAACCACCATCAAATCTTCAAACTGAAGATTATACCAAGCTCGGACAGTGTATTCAATTCTCTTGCAGAGCTTGAGAAACTCTTGTCTATCATTGCTATGTTctgccagaaaaaaaaaaaaaaagacacgaTTTGTGGAAGTCGAGGcatcaaaaagaaaatcattaCATTAATTAACTGAAGATCGATTACAAAACATGTAACTAAAGTTTTGAATCGGTATTGTCTAATCCGACCTAGCCAaatagagaaagaggaagaaatTGGAGAGACTGACCAATGAGATTAGCCAAGGTCATGATGAGCTTAGGTTTGAGGATAGGGATGACGGATTCGGGCTCCAGACGAATCGTTTCCTTTTTCCGTTCAGCCGCCATCTctttggagaaaaaaataatcgATTTTTAGGAAGAGAGGAGATCCCCGATTTTAAGACAAGAACAGGATTATATATAACTTAACCCCCCCCTCTGTCCCTAACTACGAATTAATGTCGTTGGGTGGAGTATTAACTCCACCAACGGAGATCTCCCCTGCTTTTCTATTTcgggttttattttttattttttttaataataaggTATCCACACTCATCTATTTTCCTCCAATCATTGCATCCCAATTCTGAACCATATAATAATTCAGATGACTATTTCCTTGCCGACACCCAAAAAAGTATAATAATTTCAGACCAACTGATGAGCTGATGTGCCGGTAAAAGTTCAAAATGCTAATGATAAAAAAGACGGAACTAGGAATGTACGTCCTCAGTTCAGTTCTATTCCACCATGCTCAAATCATAAGTTAGGCCCGTAAGCTTTATTGGGCTTTGACTACATCCCAAATGTCAGATTAAACTCGAAGAGGCTCTGCCTGGCCCGTTTGGAACCCTAATTCCTCAGCTTTGTAATGGGCTTCACGCTCTTGCCGTGACGAAGACGCCTCTTTTCTGTAGATTTTGATGAGACCTAAATTGTTTTCTCATTATTAAATGTTTGCAAAATTTTGGGAATAGGAGTCATAGTGAATCATTGTGGTAGAGATGACATATACTGTGAGGGACATGATGAAGCCATCCAACAGAGATGCTCATGTAACTAAGCCAAAGCCAAACTTCTCTGATAATGAGCTCTCCTTTCTTCTCAAGCTCATTCCTGAGTTGATACAGCACCAAACTCTGAATTCCCTTTCTCCTATAGTTACTAGTTAGTTAGGATCCCTAGTTTTCCAAAAAGTGTCAAGTGTTTGTACAATGCGATCATGATTCATGAGATGAGAGCCCAAATGTTATGGATTATGTATGAGGTATCACTAGTCGAGTACCATCACCAAAATGCTCTTTGATTGGTGATGTGATTTTGTATAAAAAGATGTTCAAAAGGAGATAGTGTGGATTTGGATGATAGTGGAGACTAGGCAAGAGAGGTCTGTAAACTCTATGGATCTCTCAACCTCTTtcttgccttctccttgtctctcAATTTTTCCTCTCCCTTCTATATATATTTCCGTAGTAATACTATCTCCCTGGAGAATTTGGATAATCTCCCTGGATAAAATGTGTCCAGGCATGGCCAGTAATATTAGTCATTTAATAATTCATGTGTACATTCCCAACTATCTTTGGTTAGTGAATATTCATGGCCAGTAATATTAGTCATATTAGGGAATAAACGATTTATGTCAGCACTAACGACATGGTTTGCAGCTAGAGAGTGATGATCTAAAGACTTTTTTGATTTGACTTCATTTTGTACTAAAAAAACTCACAAACAAAGTCACACACAgtgtaaaaaagtttttttgatttgaataaatttaacactctttaaaaaaaaaatgaatattcacATCTGGCTACTCTGTATATTGCGTGCCATGATCTGTGCATTTTCAATGTTctgaaattttgtttatttaccatacaatcaacatataatattttttggtgttttattttcattcgcaccatatcaaaaatttattttgatatatcatcTATCTTTCCACTAATCCGGCTCAAAACACATTTAAGGAAAACATTCTTACAACTTTACATGTATGTATATAATTCTAGAAATAAAAGAAGAGTAAAAGTTAGGATACGCATGTCTGACATTTTTGTAGTACATTTTGGTGATATCGGGTAAACATCTCGTTGATGGTGAATGTAAATGAGGCAAAGCATTGTGTGAAGGCTCACTATTCGGCCTTCTTTGAAACATATACCTACGAAGTTGACCTCAAAACTTGTATTGTTGCCTCCTGAAATTTCTAGGCTCAGAAACCTACTCTCAAgtgatgaaaatatataaaaatgtagatCAAGGGAAACCAAAAAGTTCGATAGTATACAGGCCCAAAAGATATTTGAATCCGTTGCACCAGAACTTTGAATTATTGCAAGTAAGTAGTCATAATCAGAATGATGAAGCCGCCACACCTTTTCTTTATACTTTCCACCAAACTCTTTAATCCGCTAATCTAGCCCATCtcactttctcttctttctttctttctttttgttatcGCTCGCGTCTTCGTTGCCGTCTACGCCTCTCTAACCTTTCACACATAGTCAAAGACACGTGACCTGGCCTACTAGTCTTTTTTGGAATTTACAAGTTCAAAAACATTGATTCTTTCTCTCCACAGAAGGCAGAGGGGAGCAAGAAATGGAGGATAGGTCATGTCAGGTGTTGTTTCCATCTTCATCGGTTGATCATCGCTTGTCTGGTGATCAAACTCAGATCAACACGTCCTCCTCGTTACAGCAGCATAACACTaacaaagaagagaaacacaagagtaagaagaaagagagagaagccAGGTTTGCTTTCCAGACAAGAAGTCAGGTTGATATTCTCGATGACGGATACAGGTGGAGGAAGTACGGCCAAAAAGCTGTCAAGAACAATCCATTCCCCAGGTACCTACTAGGCTACTACATATATATGCTGCTTTTATTTGGTTGGTGCAtgataaatactaaaataatgcGTGTAGGAGCTATTATAAGTGCACAGAAAAAGGATGCAGAGTGAAGAAGCAAGTGCAGAGGCTATCAGGAGATGAAGGAGTGGTGGTTACCACTTACCAAGGAGTTCATACCCACCCCGTTGATACACCCTCCGATAACTTCCACCACATCTTGACCCAGATGCACATCTTCCCTCCCTTTTAGTTatctttttattgttttcatttttcttatgcATACCGATGTATCTTGGGTGGGTTTAGATGAATGAAACTGGCGCAAAAGAATGCTGCTTTCAGACCAAAGCccttttttactttattaaactGAGCAATGCGTGAATTGTACACACACCCGTCCTTGTCTTTGGGTTTCCCTGGAACCTATCTCATTTGGTGTCTTGCTGGACTCCGCTGCCCTGAAAAAACCCATCAAACGCAGTCAACAGAGATGATAGACTGGCTGAAGGAATCTCAACTGACCAAATCACTTTGAAAGCAATGAATGATGAGCCCGAACCATTGaatcatttaaatttagttgTTGAATCAAAAGAGCACTCTTTTACTGTTTTGAGATCCAGAAATCAAAGTCTAATTCCGACCTGGAGGCGGATTGCTTGACATCGCCCTTCAAGAGGAGCACCACCGCCGTCTGAATGAAATTGGTCAAACCATGAAACTCCTTCAAGCGGCCTTTGCTTGAAAAGTAGCCCACTATCCTAAATGGGCTCTAATATTTGCTCTTTATATAACATCAGCCCAAACAAGCCCAGCTGTAGTAATACACCATATTGAATTTATCACCATTTTTCAGGTGCATCAACGTCGATACAGGATCCGGCTATCAAATGCCAACCATTTTAGAGGATTCAAGtgagttagttttttttttttgttgttgagaTTTTCACCTTCTTTAGTCTCATCCCGAAACAAATTCAATGGGATCATCAATATAATATAACCATTTTGATAAGAACAAAAAACTAATCATAACTAAAGACCACATGTCATCTGGAATATTTTAATGTCTACGTAAGCAAATAAAAAACGCATCGTACTATAGATCATATACCTTTGGAAGGACCATGTGATAAAAAAGCAAATATGTAACagaatatatacatttataagaATCTTCTCAAAAGATATGCCAagttaagttttaaaataaaatatgccAAGTCTTTCTTCCTTTTCTATTCAAGTGTTCTAAGGCCATCATTATCGGGCGTGCATTGGGCCGTCCCTTACcgttttttgggtcaaaaataaatgaaaaatgggAAAGGACGTTACAAACGGGCCTTAATTAAGGGTTGTTCGGCGTCGTCCCTCTTGGCTACGTGGCAGCACCGGAGTTGGAGATGAAATCGAAGACGGTTCGCGTTTTTCATTTTGTTCTTCTCTCCTCTCTACCATCTCCGAAAGGCGACGGCGAAGGGGATTTTCCAGAGGAGAACGCGACGGCGAAGGCGATAACCTGATCTCGTAATCGATCTCCGGTGGCGAAGACCTGATCTCGATATCGAAAGCCCAATCGACATCCGACTCCGAAATCGAAAACAAGGTATGTCTTTCACCTTCTTTTAGGGTTGTGTAGATTGTATGATTCAATCGTATAGATTCTGTGATTGTTTGATAGGATTCGGATAGATTATGTGATTGTTTGATATGATTCAATCATATAGGTTCTGTGGTTCGAGAAAAATCGTATAGATTATTTTCGATTCGGTTAAAATTTATACTACGTTTGACATTGATTATATGGTTGTTTCATATAGGTTGTGTGATTGTTTCTTATAGATTATGCACCAAATTCGTATAGATTGTATGCTTGTATGTgaaaataacttaattatagTTTGATAtcaatgaaaatttaaatttttttgaataaacaaATTAGAAGTATGATAGATTGTAACGAGGCAAATCGTTCATTTAGACCATGTTGTTAATGTCTTTAATCAACTAGACCAATCATTTCCAGTGAAAGTACATTTGTTGTTAATGTTTTATAGTAAAGGTACTGCCTAGGTTACACATTTAATCAACTAGATCAACTAGACCAACCATTTCCACGAATATAGTTTGTTTAAAACGAAATCCCTGTAACTTTTAATGATCTTGGTAATGGCTTTTTAGTTGTGTAAGAGAGTTGATAGCTTTTTAGTTGTGTAATAACTTCGGATTAGACATTTCTTGTTTATGGTTGTGTAATAACTTCACTTCCTCCTATTAAACCCGAGCTCATAGAGCTTAAATATACATAGCTACTTGCTCTCTTCTATCATCTCATACGGGTTTCTCCTCCTAAATCTCTTCTCTTTTCTCACTGGTATGGATTCAAGGAATCTTCATACTCAATCCTCTAGTTACGTAGGACTGCTTTACAGTCAACAAGGTAGTGTTCAacatgaaaactttccttatgaaAGTTTTCATTCTAGTGTTCACTTAGGAGAATCCGAAAACCCTCCATTCAGTTCACAACAATCTGAAGGCACACCAGTAGGCACACCAGTAGGCACACCAGCAGGCACACCACTGAGCACACCCGTGGACCGTGTGGTTCGACGCAAATGGACCCCAGCGGATGACGAGGTTCTAATCAGTGCGTGGCTCAACACTTCCAAGGATGCTGTAGTTGGAAATGAGCAGAAGTCGCTCACCTTctggaaacgtgttggtgagTATTACGCAGCAAGTCCTCACGGAGGAGAGGATGGTGAAAAGAGAGAGCATCTTCATTGTAAGAAGAGGTGGCATAGGATAAACGATCATGTTAACAAGTTCTACGGCGCTTACGCAACAGCAGAGAGGCAAATTAGCAGTGGTGAGAGTGACACTGATGTTCTCAAGAGGGCTCATGACATCTTCTACGCTGATCACAAAACCAAGTTCAGCCTTGAGCATGCGTGGTGTGTGTTGAGGTATGAACAGAAATGGCTCAGCCTCAACACTCCAAAAGCGAGCTCAAAGAGGAAAAATGGTGAAACCACAGCTGAAACTCCAACCACCGAGAATGGTGATCATGAGACCCGGCCTGAAGGTATCAAGGCTGCTAAATCGAGAAGGAACACTACTCAAGGGAAGTATGTTGCTGAGTATACCACcctttgggaaatgaagaaGGAGGATTTGGCCATGAAGGAGAGATTGTCTAAGTTGGACATACTAGATACTCTCCTCGCCAAGTCAGAACCATTAACTGAGGTAGAAGAAGTTGTCAAGAATAAGCTCTTAACTGCGTACTTCTGAAGAATTAAAGCTTattcttctgttttaataactaaGTCTTTTTAAATCTCGGTTTCAATATGTTTGTCCTTTTAAATctctgtttttatgtttttctttttaaatctcTGTCTTAACATGTTTGTCTTTATAacatgtttgtttgtctttataATATGTTTGTCTTATTAAATCAGTTTCTCTTTTTAATAACTATGTCTTATAATAACTAagtctttttaataattaaaataacaatgTCTTGCTTAAATGTATACTATGAATGTTCTTGCTTAAATGTATACTATGAATGTTGTTGCTTAATCTGCCATCTAATAATAACTTGACGTTTTCAGCAGGTTAAGAGGAACATGGGACTTGACTACAGCTATAGCCAGCCTTCAGAGTCAGAGGATTTATTTGGTAACGATGTGGACAGTGGCGACAGCGAGATGGATGCCTTAATTCGACGTGACCAAGCGGAGATAAGCTTACAAAGATGTTCACCGGTTCAGTACCCTCCGCAACCCGAGGTTGAGTTCGGCTTCCCCCAGAGATGCTACTGTGGCGCTCAGCCGGTACTTGCAACATCAGACAGTCGATGGAATGATATTGGTAGAAGATACTGTCTACTCTCACTTCTCATttagattaaaaacattgtttcTACTGTCACTTCTCATATCTTCTTGCGTATGTTCTCACAGGTAGAAGATACTACACTTGTGTGAATGTAAATGATGGGGAGTGTCACGTATGGAAATGGTGGGATGAGGCAgtgatggaggagatgagagccAGAGATATACACGTTCGTCTGCTGTCTGAAAAGGTCGACAGTCTTGCCCTTTCGTCTGCCTACGAGACTGAGCAGAAGCTGGCTATTGTAGAGAAGATGGTGTGTGATTTAGCTAAGGATAAATCTAAGTTTAGCTATGGGTTTGAGTTCTTTCTCGGGGTAATGGTTCTTGTGTCAGTTTTAATAGGAGTGGTGCTTCTGTTATGGGTTTGAGTAGTTTGAGTGACTCGTAATGCATTGTACTAATGATGGACTTGTAATGTACTCACATGTTTTTGTTCTCAAGCTTCCAAAAATACACGGGAGTGTCACACTACTGTGTGCTcacatgtttttgttttctttcttccaAAACTACACGGGAGTGTCACAAGATGTAAATGGCTCACTCACTTCATTTACCATATAAGAGAGACACTTCTCTCATTAAAACTTACACTTCTCCTCACTTTCATAACATATTCTctcttttataaatttgtaatggcttcttcttcacattatcattaccacaaagatgatgatgatgaatttgaTTCCATATTTGAAGATTTATTTGAAACCCCTGATTTTATTCCAGAaccaaaaaagagaaaaccacGTATACATATCGAGAGAAACCGGGAAGAAGGCCACACGAAGCTCTGGAATGATTATTTTTGCGAAACTCCAACCTACCCGCATAACTTATTTCGAAGacggtttcgaatgaacaagaGCTTGTTCTTGCGTATTGTGCATCGTATGTCGACAGAAGTAGAATACTTTCAACCAAGAGAAGATGCAACCGGACGGGCTAGTCTATCTCCGCTCCAAAAATGTACCGCAGCAATTCGTcaattggcgtatggtggtggGTCTGATACAGTGGACGAATATGTCCGACTTGGTGAAACAACAGCTCAAAAATGTTTGCACAATTTTGCCGCCGGAATAATTCAATTGTTTGGCGATGAATACCTAAGACGTCCCACACCGGAGGATCTGCAAAGACTATTATATATTGGAGAACAACGTGGATTTCCGGGGATGGtaggaagcatcgactgtatgcattgggagtggaagaattgtcccaccgcttggaaaggaatgtattcacgaggaaCCGATAAACCAACAATTGTCTTGGAGGCGGTAGCTTCATAtgacctctggatatggcacgcgttttttggagctccaggtactatgaaagaccttaatattcttgatcgatcacccgtttttgatgacattattaacGGAATAGCGCCAGAAGTAAATTTCTATGTTAATGGTAATCCGTACCATTTGGCATATTATCTCacggatggtatttatccgaaatgagcgacttttattcaatctatccgaCTACCACAAGGTCAGAAGAATTCATTATTTGCTCAAACCCAAGAAGCTGtgcgaaaagatgtcgagcgtgcctTTGGAGTCCTGCAAGCTAGATTTGCCGTTGTCCGAAACCCATCTCATTTATGGGATAAAGACAAGATAGcaaatattatgagagcatgtatcatactccataatatgattgtcgaagatGAACGATCATCATCCACTCAGTATGACGTTGATGAATTTCAAGAAAGAGAAGAGGTGGATACATTTTCCGTCAATATGCGTTCAAATCTTGGTAATATAATTGATCGTCGAACGAGCGTTCGAAATAGACAAGCccatcaaaatttaaaaaatgatttgatcGAGAATATATGGGCTAAATTTGGACatcttccaaataacatataatttataagtttttatgaattgaataaaatgtCGGTTTGCTTTTATTTAGTATgatgtttgtaattttttttttttgtaattttcttttgttttcaatttgAATGTTACATTTTTCttctatatgttttatttaaaacttctcttttatatatgtcattaattattaattaaaataataaattaaattatgtaaggGACAAGGTTAGTCCCACCAATAATCAACTAATTTAGCAAAAGCCCTTAGCTTAGtccctaaacaaaaaaataataataaaaaatgtcaAGGGCCCTTTAACAAATCCCACCCATAATGATGCTCTACGAAAACACTCATGTTGTTTCATATTGTATACTTTTTTAATCCAATGtacacatattaaaattaataattttaaattactttatttaattataatttataattagttcatttaattataaacatacATTAGAATACAATTAGTCACACAacacatttaaaattatttggaaTTTTGTAATCTAAATGGAAGAAACATAGTTTTTTCAGTTGAAAACGACATACTAAACAGTAGATATGAAATGTGATGGTTGATACTGTGGCAAAATTATTCCTCTCATTGGTAATCTCATCTTCCTCTAATGGAGTGTAGGCTGTTTATTTATGAAATGAAATTGtgtgttttatcaaaagaaaaagccAGTAGATATACATCCATTGAGAAAGAGCAATAAAAATGTTGGCTGTGAACCGCACAACGATAAAGTTAGGGCATGTTTATTGTAGAGTTCTTTGGGTGAggtaagaaaaactaagaaccctCCAATAATTCGCTtggttttgtttataatatccTTCTCGAATAAATGTGTCCTCCATTCTTTAACAATAACAGAAAAGCTAtccacattttttttctttgacgaCACCGATATGGATGTATCGTCGTGGCTTGTTGAGCATGAAAGTTGAGAGTTATTCATCAAAAAAGTGATGCTTCTGAGTGATATCATTTGAAAGGGGAAGGACCACGCGTCTTCGATACCTTATCTCCCTGCATGTCTTGGCTACAGTATAACGAAACTCGACCCTTTtccgtgtatatatatatatatatatatatatatagcatacATGTGAAACACCAACAACAGGAGAAAAGAACGAGTAGTATACTTAAGTCATTAATTCGATCATGGAGATGAACAGTTCAAGGAGATCAAGAGGGTTCAAGATAGCTAAGCTACTGCCCTTTTGCAAAGCTCTCAAGCCTCCAACTGCCTCCCAAGACCTTTACAATAATGTTCACTACACTTCCTCCACCACAACTTCCTACGCTCCTCAACCTAATTTCAGTAACGACGTAACTCCTCTTCCTCCTAAAGTTAGCTTCCTCCTTCAACCATGTACGTAATTAACTTaaatctttttctctctttatctCTATATATTTGCTTCATATCATAAAACAAATGACCAGTGGTGTGGTGATGTGTTTGGCAGCCGTGGCTCATGAGGGGGAGGATATGGACAAGAAGCTTAACAAGATGACAGAAAAGCTGATCGGCAGAGGGATTAATGGTATGGAAGATTGTGTTGACGCTAGAGCCGCTTCTTATATATCTTCGGTTCGAGAAAGGTTCAAGCTGGACCATCGTGAGAGACTGACGACGACTGTTGTTAGCTTAGATCATGAAGATGTTGACCGTTAGAATTTAGGTGACCTATAAATCTGTCAGAACACGTCAGAAAAAAAACACTCGCCACAAAAGCTTAAAGCCGATCGTTAAGTTAAATACAAGTTTCGTTGGGTTGTTATGACAGCCTTTTTAGGTTTTTACTGATTTAAAGAGGGAAAATTGAAACTTTAGTTCCTACGAGATATGAAGCAATCAGATTTGTGTACGTGAATTATGGTGGAAAGCAGATCACGTCATTTGTCAGAGCATCCTCAACGGTCAACATCTAAAAAACAGTTTCTattcctaataataataataattttatttatccatAAGTTtttagtcaatttttttttagtttaaaaaagcAAACCAGTCAAAGATTGACAAATGGCAAAATAAGTATTAGAGGCGCTTTACAAACCTATTTTTAGAATCGCCTCTTActtttctttctgttttatcattatttttatattttttggcttTAAGAACCCCATTATAATCTTCCTGTTGGATGTGTCCTTATttgctaaataaaaataaataataagaggAAGTCAAACCACTAATTTGATTGTAATTAGCGATGTGTTGACTCATTAATACATACACTTCAAGGTTCAGCTCTAATTCTTGAACTGCATGGTTTATTCTTATGTACCCTCATCTTTCCAACCCTCATCATATCTTTCCAACTTTCTGTACCACACTTTATCATGAATAAAGAACATGGTCTTTGATTCAGCAGTTGACCATGTTCTGACTCGTCATATATATATCACTGACCCTAGAGCTAAGAGCTTGTATAACgcacttattatatttttcctATGTTAATTAAGTTGTATCAGCCCATCTTCCCATGCATATGTATGTATACGTGGAGtttataaagttaaatttaCGGACGAATTCATGATAGAAGGATGAATAACAtgataaaacattaattaataaaaaatcgaCAAGGGAATCAGAAATCAAGAAGACGCAAATATTGAGAAATTAAAGGGACTAGACGAAGTGAAGCTGGGTTTAATTAATTAGGCCGCGTAGATGTGGATGTTAAGGGCGATGAGAGAGATGGTGATGAAGGCGAAGAAGAGGAGAGTGTGTATGACAATGGAAGGACCGCTTGTTTGAAACCCACCGAACTCAACCGCTTTGCTCTTTCCAGGCAACTGAAACAGAACTCCAGGGCTCAACAATATGAAAAAAACCACCGACATCAACACCGGTCCCCAGTCCAACCCCATTTCGATCTCTTTGTTTTCCTACGTCTCTCcttattctctatatatatatatatatacatgtactGTTTTacttatatgtttatatatatataaattaattgaatCTTGATGTAACAATTTATTGATGTGGCTtgagcataaataaaagtgcaagGAGGGTTCTTCTCAAGTTTAGTGGATGAAGGAAAGAACTATTCTTTGACttgaatttcaaaattatatctataaaccctactttaaatatatatataatggcaTTGCTTGTTTGAAACCTAAGCATATGATTCTCGTCTTGAGGGAATCGTGTCTCGCAAGAAGACGACACCTTTTGCGATTCTAGGGGTTTAATTGCTTTGTGGTGCAGATGTACTTAGCCTCTAGTTTAAGCTTATTGTTTGTTAATATACCCGAAAGTTTGATGT
This genomic interval from Brassica napus cultivar Da-Ae chromosome A6, Da-Ae, whole genome shotgun sequence contains the following:
- the BNAC04G38880D gene encoding uncharacterized protein BNAC04G38880D; amino-acid sequence: MGLDWGPVLMSVVFFILLSPGVLFQLPGKSKAVEFGGFQTSGPSIVIHTLLFFAFITISLIALNIHIYAA
- the LOC125575812 gene encoding glutathione S-transferase T3-like; the protein is MDSRNLHTQSSSYVGLLYSQQGSVQHENFPYESFHSSVHLGESENPPFSSQQSEGTPVGTPVGTPAGTPLSTPVDRVVRRKWTPADDEVLISAWLNTSKDAVVGNEQKSLTFWKRVGEYYAASPHGGEDGEKREHLHCKKRWHRINDHVNKFYGAYATAERQISSGESDTDVLKRAHDIFYADHKTKFSLEHAWCVLRYEQKWLSLNTPKASSKRKNGETTAETPTTENGDHETRPEGIKAAKSRRNTTQGKYVAEYTTLWEMKKEDLAMKERLSKLDILDTLLAKSEPLTEVEEVVKNKLLTAYF
- the LOC125575958 gene encoding uncharacterized protein LOC125575958 is translated as MEMNSSRRSRGFKIAKLLPFCKALKPPTASQDLYNNVHYTSSTTTSYAPQPNFSNDVTPLPPKVSFLLQPSVAHEGEDMDKKLNKMTEKLIGRGINGMEDCVDARAASYISSVRERFKLDHRERLTTTVVSLDHEDVDR